In Candidatus Polarisedimenticolaceae bacterium, a genomic segment contains:
- a CDS encoding ABC transporter ATP-binding protein, whose amino-acid sequence MIRLEGVSKVYRTERIETLALDKIELDVPAGSFVSIMGPSGCGKTTLLNLMGLLDAPSGGRVVLDGAPVGSYKDKAVARVRNEKIGFIFQSFHLVADLTVQDNVELPLLYRRMGAKERRKRARAALDRVGLASRVHHFPGQLSGGQQQRVAIARAIVGEPRLLLADEPTGNLDSAMGDEVMAILHAINREGGTTIAMVTHDPRLAESTDRVIRLFDGRQVQ is encoded by the coding sequence GTGATCCGCTTGGAAGGCGTCAGCAAGGTTTACCGGACGGAGCGCATCGAGACGCTCGCGCTCGACAAGATCGAGCTCGACGTCCCCGCCGGCTCGTTCGTCTCCATCATGGGTCCCTCGGGATGCGGCAAGACGACGCTCCTCAACCTCATGGGGCTTCTCGACGCGCCGAGCGGGGGCCGGGTCGTCCTGGACGGCGCTCCGGTCGGGAGCTACAAGGACAAGGCCGTCGCGCGCGTCAGGAACGAGAAGATCGGATTCATCTTCCAGTCGTTCCACCTCGTCGCCGACCTGACGGTGCAGGACAACGTCGAGCTGCCGCTCCTCTACCGCCGCATGGGGGCGAAGGAACGAAGGAAGCGCGCCCGCGCCGCGCTCGACCGCGTCGGTCTCGCCTCTCGCGTGCACCACTTCCCCGGCCAGCTCTCCGGCGGGCAGCAACAACGCGTCGCGATCGCCCGCGCGATCGTCGGCGAGCCGCGCCTGCTCCTCGCCGACGAGCCGACCGGCAACCTCGACAGCGCGATGGGCGACGAGGTGATGGCGATCCTTCACGCGATCAATCGCGAGGGCGGGACGACGATCGCCATGGTCACGCACGACCCGCGCCTCGCCGAGTCGACCGACCGGGTCATCCGTCTCTTCGACGGCCGCCAGGTCCAGTGA
- a CDS encoding HlyD family efflux transporter periplasmic adaptor subunit, which translates to MDRAIDEGIVRRRRAKRIAVVTVTCGLAVAALLLLPGWLRPSVEKSRLRLGRVEIGTVEATLDASGVIVPAAERSIVSPIESRVLKVLKRAGERVKTGDPLVELDTGAAKLDLERLTDRLAEQESERERVRLSLDRELLGLRAQAESRRLDAEVLAHKAAQSEKLRVDGLVSDEALEAVRAEAKKAAIEVRQLEESAAMAEKAAKAQLDGVALAARTLEKEAAESRRQLELATARADMDGVVAWVASQEGTAVHRGDPVARVARPDLFRVEGTISDVHVARLFAGQRVHVVAAGRPMDGTVATVLPAIEGGTARFLVDLARPSDPELRQNLRVDVHVVVASKSGVPTVERGVFAVTGAVQPVFVVDGSRLVRRSVRFGLVGFDRLEIEEGVAPGGTIVLSDMQDYAHLETVRLR; encoded by the coding sequence ATGGATCGGGCCATCGACGAAGGGATCGTGCGGCGGCGGCGTGCGAAGAGGATCGCCGTCGTGACGGTGACGTGCGGCCTCGCGGTCGCGGCGCTCCTCCTGTTGCCGGGCTGGCTCCGTCCCTCCGTCGAGAAATCGCGGCTCCGCCTCGGCCGCGTCGAGATCGGAACGGTCGAAGCGACCCTCGATGCGTCGGGCGTCATCGTGCCCGCGGCCGAGCGCTCGATCGTGTCGCCGATCGAGAGCCGCGTCCTCAAGGTCCTCAAGAGGGCGGGGGAGAGGGTCAAGACCGGCGATCCGCTGGTCGAGCTGGACACGGGCGCCGCGAAGCTGGACCTCGAGCGGCTCACCGATCGTCTCGCCGAGCAGGAGAGCGAGCGCGAGCGCGTGCGCCTCAGCCTCGATCGCGAGCTGCTCGGCCTCCGGGCACAGGCGGAGAGCCGGCGCCTCGATGCGGAGGTGCTCGCCCACAAGGCCGCCCAGAGCGAGAAGCTGCGCGTCGACGGGCTCGTCTCCGACGAGGCGCTCGAGGCAGTCCGGGCGGAGGCGAAGAAGGCGGCGATCGAGGTGCGGCAGCTCGAGGAGTCGGCGGCGATGGCCGAGAAGGCGGCGAAGGCGCAGCTCGACGGCGTGGCGCTCGCCGCACGGACCCTCGAGAAGGAAGCGGCGGAGTCACGGCGTCAGCTCGAGCTGGCGACGGCGCGGGCCGACATGGACGGCGTCGTCGCCTGGGTGGCGAGCCAGGAGGGGACCGCGGTCCACCGCGGCGATCCGGTGGCGCGCGTGGCGCGGCCGGACCTCTTCCGCGTCGAGGGGACGATCTCCGACGTCCACGTCGCGCGTCTCTTTGCGGGCCAGCGGGTCCACGTCGTCGCGGCGGGAAGACCGATGGACGGGACGGTCGCGACCGTGCTCCCGGCGATCGAGGGCGGGACGGCACGGTTTCTCGTCGATCTCGCGCGGCCGTCGGATCCGGAGCTGCGGCAGAACCTCCGGGTCGACGTTCACGTCGTCGTCGCGTCGAAGAGCGGCGTTCCCACGGTCGAGCGCGGCGTCTTCGCCGTGACCGGCGCGGTGCAGCCGGTCTTCGTCGTCGACGGCTCGCGCCTCGTGCGGCGGAGCGTGCGCTTCGGTCTCGTCGGATTCGACCGGCTCGAGATCGAGGAGGGCGTGGCGCCCGGCGGCACGATCGTGCTCTCGGACATGCAGGACTACGCGCACCTCGAGACGGTGCGCCTTCGGTAG
- a CDS encoding glycosyltransferase family 39 protein: MIADRIPPKSSGPRDSPAPPGARREELRGPEAERRYALWFAAILASSFVFRLLYSGWVELTGDELMHWQWSRHLALGYPEHPPLIAWSIAAITRAFGTSERTVRLVSVVAMTVALGVAFRLARELYGARAAFYCVGALLITPIAAAGGVLATTDALLTCFWTLTAYTVKKAVLDGRTWAWPAAGLAAGLALLSKLPAILLVPAVALVLVATAEGRSQLRRAGPYVAALLAVLVFLPDLIWNSRHGWVTLLMRVGYKVSPQFTLRPLGELFAMQLVAVSPVFFAGFLWALVACWRRRSDARAVLLGSFAAVPFLFYAAYSLHAAVDNHWPAVGYMTGFVALGAFALERRPSRAVVIAAVAPCLVITGLLYLVPLRPSLIAFSWSYSKKFGTSRLNDIVDWKELGAAIAPLVERDPGRTFLLCHDGYSIAGLASFYTRGRPPVFLWQPAPRNGAAYDTWKAESDLRGWSAVIVDDRWHAGFFDAVRPSFESLSPPIHVTLERDGRILREFDLAVATGFRGFPGR; this comes from the coding sequence TTGATCGCGGACCGGATCCCCCCGAAAAGCTCCGGTCCGCGTGACAGCCCCGCTCCTCCCGGCGCGCGCCGGGAGGAGTTACGGGGTCCCGAGGCGGAGCGCCGGTACGCGCTTTGGTTCGCCGCCATCCTCGCCTCAAGCTTTGTCTTCCGGCTGCTCTACAGCGGCTGGGTCGAGCTGACGGGCGACGAGCTGATGCACTGGCAGTGGTCGCGTCACCTCGCGCTCGGCTATCCGGAGCATCCACCGCTCATCGCGTGGTCGATCGCCGCCATCACGCGCGCTTTCGGAACGTCCGAGCGCACCGTGCGTCTCGTCTCCGTCGTCGCGATGACGGTCGCGCTCGGCGTCGCCTTCCGTCTTGCGCGCGAGCTCTACGGCGCGCGCGCCGCGTTCTACTGTGTCGGGGCGCTCCTCATCACGCCGATCGCGGCCGCCGGGGGCGTGCTCGCGACGACCGACGCGCTCCTCACGTGCTTCTGGACGCTGACGGCCTACACCGTGAAGAAGGCGGTGCTCGACGGGCGGACGTGGGCGTGGCCCGCCGCGGGGCTCGCGGCAGGTCTCGCGCTGCTTTCGAAGCTTCCCGCGATCCTGCTCGTGCCCGCCGTCGCGCTCGTGCTCGTCGCGACGGCCGAGGGGCGCTCGCAGCTTCGTCGCGCGGGACCGTACGTGGCGGCCCTCCTCGCCGTGCTCGTCTTCCTGCCCGATCTGATCTGGAACAGCCGGCACGGGTGGGTGACGCTCCTCATGCGCGTCGGCTACAAGGTCTCTCCTCAGTTCACCCTGCGTCCGCTCGGCGAGCTTTTCGCGATGCAGCTCGTCGCGGTGTCGCCGGTGTTCTTCGCAGGGTTCCTCTGGGCGCTCGTGGCGTGCTGGCGGCGGAGGTCCGACGCGCGCGCGGTGCTCTTGGGATCGTTCGCGGCGGTTCCGTTCCTCTTCTACGCCGCGTACAGCCTTCACGCCGCGGTCGACAATCACTGGCCGGCCGTCGGCTACATGACCGGCTTCGTGGCGCTCGGCGCATTCGCGCTCGAGCGGCGGCCGTCGCGGGCGGTCGTCATCGCGGCGGTGGCGCCGTGCCTCGTCATCACAGGCCTCCTCTATCTCGTCCCCCTTCGCCCGAGCCTCATCGCGTTCTCGTGGTCCTATTCCAAGAAGTTTGGAACCTCGCGCCTCAACGACATCGTCGACTGGAAGGAGCTCGGAGCCGCGATCGCTCCGCTCGTCGAGCGCGATCCGGGACGAACGTTTCTGCTGTGCCACGACGGCTACTCGATCGCGGGCCTCGCGTCGTTCTATACGCGGGGCCGGCCGCCGGTCTTCTTGTGGCAACCCGCGCCACGGAACGGCGCCGCGTACGACACCTGGAAAGCCGAGAGCGACCTCCGCGGATGGAGTGCCGTCATCGTCGACGACCGGTGGCACGCCGGCTTCTTCGACGCGGTGCGCCCCTCGTTCGAGTCGCTCTCGCCGCCGATTCATGTGACGCTCGAGCGCGACGGACGGATCCTGCGCGAGTTCGACCTCGCGGTCGCGACCGGTTTTCGCGGATTTCCCGGGCGATAG
- a CDS encoding TIGR03118 family protein, which yields MRIPRRITQSVSAAIVTVSAVTLQPLGSASSLSFGGLEDGYHVDYLLSDGTIATRQVDPEFRNGWGLAASGTGPWWVAVNEIDSAAVVDENGTVQGLHVSLSGPPTGIVHWNGDGFAVTDGTNSGPSRFLFALESGKIVGWNPSVGPPAPEQEAFVGVDRSSDGAVYKGLAVARTLDGPRLMATDFHNARVDVFDENFKPVTKPDAFATPRVPPGFAPFGIQTLAGRVFVSYAKQDPEKMDEVAGQGLGMLAAFDTDGVFLGEVAIRGALDAPWGMALAPAAGFGAASGKLLVGNFGDGTIATFRMTDDFNRLTPDGVLRDASHRPIRIDGLWGIAFGNGGEAGSPDSLYFAAGPSGESHGSFGRITLESGP from the coding sequence GTGCGAATCCCTCGGCGGATCACTCAGAGCGTGAGCGCGGCGATCGTGACCGTGTCGGCCGTCACGCTTCAACCCCTCGGGTCGGCGTCGTCGCTCAGCTTCGGCGGGCTCGAGGACGGCTATCACGTCGACTACCTCCTCTCCGACGGCACGATTGCGACGCGGCAGGTAGATCCGGAGTTCCGGAACGGCTGGGGCCTGGCCGCGAGCGGGACGGGGCCGTGGTGGGTCGCGGTCAACGAGATCGACAGCGCGGCCGTGGTCGATGAGAACGGCACAGTCCAGGGGCTGCACGTGTCGCTGTCCGGGCCGCCCACCGGCATCGTCCACTGGAACGGGGACGGGTTCGCCGTGACCGACGGGACGAATTCGGGCCCGTCACGGTTCCTTTTCGCCCTCGAGAGCGGCAAGATCGTGGGGTGGAATCCGTCCGTCGGCCCGCCGGCTCCCGAGCAGGAAGCGTTCGTGGGCGTCGACCGCTCGTCGGACGGCGCGGTCTACAAGGGGCTCGCGGTCGCGAGGACGCTCGACGGGCCTCGACTGATGGCCACCGACTTCCACAACGCGCGGGTGGACGTCTTCGACGAGAATTTCAAGCCGGTGACGAAGCCGGATGCGTTCGCCACGCCGAGGGTTCCCCCCGGCTTCGCTCCGTTCGGGATCCAGACGCTCGCCGGTCGCGTCTTCGTGAGCTACGCCAAGCAGGACCCCGAGAAGATGGACGAGGTCGCCGGCCAAGGGCTCGGAATGCTGGCCGCGTTCGACACCGACGGAGTGTTTCTCGGCGAAGTCGCCATCCGTGGCGCGCTCGACGCACCGTGGGGGATGGCGCTCGCACCGGCTGCCGGATTCGGAGCCGCGAGCGGGAAGCTCCTCGTCGGCAACTTCGGCGACGGCACCATCGCCACGTTCCGGATGACCGACGACTTCAACCGCCTCACTCCGGACGGTGTGCTGCGCGACGCGTCGCACCGGCCGATCCGGATCGACGGCCTTTGGGGGATCGCCTTCGGCAACGGTGGGGAGGCCGGCAGCCCCGATTCGCTCTACTTCGCGGCGGGGCCGAGCGGTGAGTCCCACGGTTCGTTCGGCCGCATCACGTTGGAGTCCGGTCCTTAG